A single window of Bos javanicus breed banteng chromosome 19, ARS-OSU_banteng_1.0, whole genome shotgun sequence DNA harbors:
- the DLG4 gene encoding disks large homolog 4 isoform X8, whose amino-acid sequence MEYEEITLERGNSGLGFSIAGGTDNPHIGDDPSIFITKIIPGGAAAQDGRLRVNDSILFVNEVDVREVTHSAAVEALKEAGSIVRLYVMRRKPPAEKLMEIKLIKGPKGLGFSIAGGVGNQHIPGDNSIYVTKIIEGGAAHKDGRLQIGDKILAVNSVGLEDVMHEDAVAALKNTYDVVYLKVAKPSNAYLSDSYAPPDITTSYSQHLDNEISHSSYLGTDYPTAMTPTSPRRYSPVAKDMLGEEDVPREPRRIVIHRGSTGLGFNIVGGEDGEGIFISFILAGGPADLSGELRKGDQILSVNGVDLRNASHEQAAIALKNAGQTVTIIAQYKPEEYSRFEAKIHDLREQLMNSSLGSGTASLRSNPKRGFYIRALFDYDKTKDCGFLSQALSFRFGDVLHVIDASDEEWWQARRVHSDSETDDIGFIPSKRRVERREWSRLKAKDWGSSSGSQGREDSVLSYETVTQMEVHYARPIIILGPTKDRANDDLLSEFPDKFGSCVPHTTRPKREYEIDGRDYHFVSSREKMEKDIQAHKFIEAGQYNSHLYGTSVQSVREVAEQGKHCILDVSANAVRRLQAAHLHPIAIFIRPRSLENVLEINKRITEEQARKAFDRATKLEQEFTECFSAIVEGDSFEEIYHKVKRVIEDLSGPYIWVPARERL is encoded by the exons ATGGAATACGAGGAGATCACATTGGAAAGG GGTAACTCAGGTCTGGGCTTCAGCATCGCAGGTGGCACTGATAACCCCCACATCGGCGATGACCCTTCCATCTTCATCACCAAGATCATTCCCGGTGGGGCTGCAGCCCAGGACGGCCGTCTCAG GGTCAACGATAGCATCTTGTTTGTCAATGAAGTGGACGTGCGGGAGGTGACCCACTCAGCGGCGGTGGAGGCCCTCAAAGAGGCAGGCTCTATTGTCCGCCTCTACGTCATGCGCCGGAAGCCTCCGGCTGAGAAGCTCATGGAGATCAAGCTCATCAAGGGGCCTAAAG GTCTTGGCTTCAGCATCGCTGGAGGTGTCGGGAACCAACATATCCCTGGAGATAACAGCATCTATGTGACCAAGATTATCGAAGGGGGTGCTGCCCACAAGGACGGGAGGTTACAGATCGGAGACAAGATCCTAGCG GTCAACAGCGTGGGGCTGGAGGACGTCATGCATGAGGATGCCGTGGCAGCCCTGAAGAACACGTACGATGTGGTCTACCTAAAGGTGGCCAAGCCCAGCAATGCCTACCTGAGTGACAGCTATGCTCCCCCAGACATCACGACCT CTTATTCCCAGCACCTGGACAATGAGATCAGTCACAGCAGCTACCTGGGCACTGACTACCCCACCGCCATGACCCCCACCTCCCCTCGGCGCTACTCCCCCGTGGCCAAGGACATGCTGGGGGAGGAAGACGTCCCCCGAGAACCGAGGCGGATTGTGATCCACCGGGGCTCCACGGGCCTGGGCTTCAACATCGTGGGTGGCGAGGACGGTGAAGGCATCTTCATCTCCTTCATCCTGGCCGGCGGCCCCGCAGACCTCAGTGGGGAGCTGCGGAAGGGGGACCAGATCCTCTCG GTCAATGGCGTTGACCTCCGCAATGCCAGCCACGAGCAGGCTGCCATTGCCCTGAAGAACGCGGGTCAGACAGTCACGATCATCGCTCAGTATAAACCCGAAG AGTACAGCCGGTTCGAGGCCAAGATCCATGACCTTCGGGAACAGCTCATGAACAGCAGCCTGGGTTCAGGGACTGCCTCCTTGCGGAGCAACCCCAAAAGGGGTTTCTATATCAG GGCCCTGTTTGACTATGACAAGACCAAGGACTGCGGCTTCCTGAGCCAGGCCCTGAGCTTCCGCTTCGGGGACGTGCTTCATGTCATTGATGCCAGCGATGAGGAGTGGTGGCAGGCACGGCGGGTCCACTCCGACAGCGAGACTGATGACATCGGCTTTATCCCCAGCAAGCGGCG GGTTGAGCGACGGGAGTGGTCACGGTTAAAGGCCAAG GATTGGGGCTCCAGCTCTGGATCACAGG GTCGAGAAGACTCGGTTCTGAGCTACGAGACGGTGACACAGATGGAAG TGCACTATGCTCGCCCCATCATTATCCTCGGGCCCACCAAGGACCGCGCCAACGATGATCTCCTCTCCGAGTTCCCCGACAAGTTCGGATCCTGTGTTCCCC ATACGACGCGGCCCAAGCGGGAATACGAGATAGATGGCCGGGATTACCACTTTGTGTCGTCCCgggagaaaatggagaaggaCATTCAGGCCCACAAGTTCATCGAGGCCGGCCAGTACAATAGCCACCTGTATGGAACCAGCGTCCAGTCCGTGCGAGAGGTGGCAGAGCAG GGGAAGCACTGCATCCTCGATGTCTCGGCCAATGCCGTGCGGCGGCTGCAGGCGGCCCACCTGCACCCTATCGCCATCTTCATCCGCCCCCGctccctggagaatgttct AGAGATTAATAAGCGGATCACAGAGGAGCAAGCCCGCAAAGCCTTCGACAGAGCCACCAAGCTGGAGCAGGAATTCACAGAGTGCTTCTCAG ccatcGTGGAGGGCGACAGCTTTGAGGAGATCTACCACAAGGTGAAGCGAGTCATCGAGGACCTCTCAGGCCCCTACATCTGGGTCCCTGCCCGAGAGAGACTCTGA
- the DLG4 gene encoding disks large homolog 4 isoform X5, which yields MDCLCIVTTKKYRYQDEDTPPLEHSPAHLPNQANSPPVIVNTDTLEAPGYELQVNGTEGEMEYEEITLERGNSGLGFSIAGGTDNPHIGDDPSIFITKIIPGGAAAQDGRLRVNDSILFVNEVDVREVTHSAAVEALKEAGSIVRLYVMRRKPPAEKLMEIKLIKGPKGLGFSIAGGVGNQHIPGDNSIYVTKIIEGGAAHKDGRLQIGDKILAVNSVGLEDVMHEDAVAALKNTYDVVYLKVAKPSNAYLSDSYAPPDITTSYSQHLDNEISHSSYLGTDYPTAMTPTSPRRYSPVAKDMLGEEDVPREPRRIVIHRGSTGLGFNIVGGEDGEGIFISFILAGGPADLSGELRKGDQILSVNGVDLRNASHEQAAIALKNAGQTVTIIAQYKPEEYSRFEAKIHDLREQLMNSSLGSGTASLRSNPKRGFYIRALFDYDKTKDCGFLSQALSFRFGDVLHVIDASDEEWWQARRVHSDSETDDIGFIPSKRRVERREWSRLKAKDWGSSSGSQGREDSVLSYETVTQMEVHYARPIIILGPTKDRANDDLLSEFPDKFGSCVPHTTRPKREYEIDGRDYHFVSSREKMEKDIQAHKFIEAGQYNSHLYGTSVQSVREVAEQGKHCILDVSANAVRRLQAAHLHPIAIFIRPRSLENVLEINKRITEEQARKAFDRATKLEQEFTECFSAIVEGDSFEEIYHKVKRVIEDLSGPYIWVPARERL from the exons ATGGACTGTCTCTGTATAGTGACAACCAAG AAATACCGCTACCAAGATGAAGACACGCCCCCTCTGGAGCACAGCCCGGCCCACCTCCCCAACCAG GCCAATTCTCCCCCTGTGATTGTCAACACAGATACCCTAGAAGCCCCAGGATATG AGTTGCAGGTGAACGGGACAGAGGGGGAAATGGAATACGAGGAGATCACATTGGAAAGG GGTAACTCAGGTCTGGGCTTCAGCATCGCAGGTGGCACTGATAACCCCCACATCGGCGATGACCCTTCCATCTTCATCACCAAGATCATTCCCGGTGGGGCTGCAGCCCAGGACGGCCGTCTCAG GGTCAACGATAGCATCTTGTTTGTCAATGAAGTGGACGTGCGGGAGGTGACCCACTCAGCGGCGGTGGAGGCCCTCAAAGAGGCAGGCTCTATTGTCCGCCTCTACGTCATGCGCCGGAAGCCTCCGGCTGAGAAGCTCATGGAGATCAAGCTCATCAAGGGGCCTAAAG GTCTTGGCTTCAGCATCGCTGGAGGTGTCGGGAACCAACATATCCCTGGAGATAACAGCATCTATGTGACCAAGATTATCGAAGGGGGTGCTGCCCACAAGGACGGGAGGTTACAGATCGGAGACAAGATCCTAGCG GTCAACAGCGTGGGGCTGGAGGACGTCATGCATGAGGATGCCGTGGCAGCCCTGAAGAACACGTACGATGTGGTCTACCTAAAGGTGGCCAAGCCCAGCAATGCCTACCTGAGTGACAGCTATGCTCCCCCAGACATCACGACCT CTTATTCCCAGCACCTGGACAATGAGATCAGTCACAGCAGCTACCTGGGCACTGACTACCCCACCGCCATGACCCCCACCTCCCCTCGGCGCTACTCCCCCGTGGCCAAGGACATGCTGGGGGAGGAAGACGTCCCCCGAGAACCGAGGCGGATTGTGATCCACCGGGGCTCCACGGGCCTGGGCTTCAACATCGTGGGTGGCGAGGACGGTGAAGGCATCTTCATCTCCTTCATCCTGGCCGGCGGCCCCGCAGACCTCAGTGGGGAGCTGCGGAAGGGGGACCAGATCCTCTCG GTCAATGGCGTTGACCTCCGCAATGCCAGCCACGAGCAGGCTGCCATTGCCCTGAAGAACGCGGGTCAGACAGTCACGATCATCGCTCAGTATAAACCCGAAG AGTACAGCCGGTTCGAGGCCAAGATCCATGACCTTCGGGAACAGCTCATGAACAGCAGCCTGGGTTCAGGGACTGCCTCCTTGCGGAGCAACCCCAAAAGGGGTTTCTATATCAG GGCCCTGTTTGACTATGACAAGACCAAGGACTGCGGCTTCCTGAGCCAGGCCCTGAGCTTCCGCTTCGGGGACGTGCTTCATGTCATTGATGCCAGCGATGAGGAGTGGTGGCAGGCACGGCGGGTCCACTCCGACAGCGAGACTGATGACATCGGCTTTATCCCCAGCAAGCGGCG GGTTGAGCGACGGGAGTGGTCACGGTTAAAGGCCAAG GATTGGGGCTCCAGCTCTGGATCACAGG GTCGAGAAGACTCGGTTCTGAGCTACGAGACGGTGACACAGATGGAAG TGCACTATGCTCGCCCCATCATTATCCTCGGGCCCACCAAGGACCGCGCCAACGATGATCTCCTCTCCGAGTTCCCCGACAAGTTCGGATCCTGTGTTCCCC ATACGACGCGGCCCAAGCGGGAATACGAGATAGATGGCCGGGATTACCACTTTGTGTCGTCCCgggagaaaatggagaaggaCATTCAGGCCCACAAGTTCATCGAGGCCGGCCAGTACAATAGCCACCTGTATGGAACCAGCGTCCAGTCCGTGCGAGAGGTGGCAGAGCAG GGGAAGCACTGCATCCTCGATGTCTCGGCCAATGCCGTGCGGCGGCTGCAGGCGGCCCACCTGCACCCTATCGCCATCTTCATCCGCCCCCGctccctggagaatgttct AGAGATTAATAAGCGGATCACAGAGGAGCAAGCCCGCAAAGCCTTCGACAGAGCCACCAAGCTGGAGCAGGAATTCACAGAGTGCTTCTCAG ccatcGTGGAGGGCGACAGCTTTGAGGAGATCTACCACAAGGTGAAGCGAGTCATCGAGGACCTCTCAGGCCCCTACATCTGGGTCCCTGCCCGAGAGAGACTCTGA
- the DLG4 gene encoding disks large homolog 4 isoform X6 produces the protein MDCLCIVTTKKYRYQDEDTPPLEHSPAHLPNQANSPPVIVNTDTLEAPGYVNGTEGEMEYEEITLERGNSGLGFSIAGGTDNPHIGDDPSIFITKIIPGGAAAQDGRLRVNDSILFVNEVDVREVTHSAAVEALKEAGSIVRLYVMRRKPPAEKLMEIKLIKGPKGLGFSIAGGVGNQHIPGDNSIYVTKIIEGGAAHKDGRLQIGDKILAVNSVGLEDVMHEDAVAALKNTYDVVYLKVAKPSNAYLSDSYAPPDITTSYSQHLDNEISHSSYLGTDYPTAMTPTSPRRYSPVAKDMLGEEDVPREPRRIVIHRGSTGLGFNIVGGEDGEGIFISFILAGGPADLSGELRKGDQILSVNGVDLRNASHEQAAIALKNAGQTVTIIAQYKPEEYSRFEAKIHDLREQLMNSSLGSGTASLRSNPKRGFYIRALFDYDKTKDCGFLSQALSFRFGDVLHVIDASDEEWWQARRVHSDSETDDIGFIPSKRRVERREWSRLKAKDWGSSSGSQGREDSVLSYETVTQMEVHYARPIIILGPTKDRANDDLLSEFPDKFGSCVPHTTRPKREYEIDGRDYHFVSSREKMEKDIQAHKFIEAGQYNSHLYGTSVQSVREVAEQGKHCILDVSANAVRRLQAAHLHPIAIFIRPRSLENVLEINKRITEEQARKAFDRATKLEQEFTECFSAIVEGDSFEEIYHKVKRVIEDLSGPYIWVPARERL, from the exons ATGGACTGTCTCTGTATAGTGACAACCAAG AAATACCGCTACCAAGATGAAGACACGCCCCCTCTGGAGCACAGCCCGGCCCACCTCCCCAACCAG GCCAATTCTCCCCCTGTGATTGTCAACACAGATACCCTAGAAGCCCCAGGATAT GTGAACGGGACAGAGGGGGAAATGGAATACGAGGAGATCACATTGGAAAGG GGTAACTCAGGTCTGGGCTTCAGCATCGCAGGTGGCACTGATAACCCCCACATCGGCGATGACCCTTCCATCTTCATCACCAAGATCATTCCCGGTGGGGCTGCAGCCCAGGACGGCCGTCTCAG GGTCAACGATAGCATCTTGTTTGTCAATGAAGTGGACGTGCGGGAGGTGACCCACTCAGCGGCGGTGGAGGCCCTCAAAGAGGCAGGCTCTATTGTCCGCCTCTACGTCATGCGCCGGAAGCCTCCGGCTGAGAAGCTCATGGAGATCAAGCTCATCAAGGGGCCTAAAG GTCTTGGCTTCAGCATCGCTGGAGGTGTCGGGAACCAACATATCCCTGGAGATAACAGCATCTATGTGACCAAGATTATCGAAGGGGGTGCTGCCCACAAGGACGGGAGGTTACAGATCGGAGACAAGATCCTAGCG GTCAACAGCGTGGGGCTGGAGGACGTCATGCATGAGGATGCCGTGGCAGCCCTGAAGAACACGTACGATGTGGTCTACCTAAAGGTGGCCAAGCCCAGCAATGCCTACCTGAGTGACAGCTATGCTCCCCCAGACATCACGACCT CTTATTCCCAGCACCTGGACAATGAGATCAGTCACAGCAGCTACCTGGGCACTGACTACCCCACCGCCATGACCCCCACCTCCCCTCGGCGCTACTCCCCCGTGGCCAAGGACATGCTGGGGGAGGAAGACGTCCCCCGAGAACCGAGGCGGATTGTGATCCACCGGGGCTCCACGGGCCTGGGCTTCAACATCGTGGGTGGCGAGGACGGTGAAGGCATCTTCATCTCCTTCATCCTGGCCGGCGGCCCCGCAGACCTCAGTGGGGAGCTGCGGAAGGGGGACCAGATCCTCTCG GTCAATGGCGTTGACCTCCGCAATGCCAGCCACGAGCAGGCTGCCATTGCCCTGAAGAACGCGGGTCAGACAGTCACGATCATCGCTCAGTATAAACCCGAAG AGTACAGCCGGTTCGAGGCCAAGATCCATGACCTTCGGGAACAGCTCATGAACAGCAGCCTGGGTTCAGGGACTGCCTCCTTGCGGAGCAACCCCAAAAGGGGTTTCTATATCAG GGCCCTGTTTGACTATGACAAGACCAAGGACTGCGGCTTCCTGAGCCAGGCCCTGAGCTTCCGCTTCGGGGACGTGCTTCATGTCATTGATGCCAGCGATGAGGAGTGGTGGCAGGCACGGCGGGTCCACTCCGACAGCGAGACTGATGACATCGGCTTTATCCCCAGCAAGCGGCG GGTTGAGCGACGGGAGTGGTCACGGTTAAAGGCCAAG GATTGGGGCTCCAGCTCTGGATCACAGG GTCGAGAAGACTCGGTTCTGAGCTACGAGACGGTGACACAGATGGAAG TGCACTATGCTCGCCCCATCATTATCCTCGGGCCCACCAAGGACCGCGCCAACGATGATCTCCTCTCCGAGTTCCCCGACAAGTTCGGATCCTGTGTTCCCC ATACGACGCGGCCCAAGCGGGAATACGAGATAGATGGCCGGGATTACCACTTTGTGTCGTCCCgggagaaaatggagaaggaCATTCAGGCCCACAAGTTCATCGAGGCCGGCCAGTACAATAGCCACCTGTATGGAACCAGCGTCCAGTCCGTGCGAGAGGTGGCAGAGCAG GGGAAGCACTGCATCCTCGATGTCTCGGCCAATGCCGTGCGGCGGCTGCAGGCGGCCCACCTGCACCCTATCGCCATCTTCATCCGCCCCCGctccctggagaatgttct AGAGATTAATAAGCGGATCACAGAGGAGCAAGCCCGCAAAGCCTTCGACAGAGCCACCAAGCTGGAGCAGGAATTCACAGAGTGCTTCTCAG ccatcGTGGAGGGCGACAGCTTTGAGGAGATCTACCACAAGGTGAAGCGAGTCATCGAGGACCTCTCAGGCCCCTACATCTGGGTCCCTGCCCGAGAGAGACTCTGA
- the DLG4 gene encoding disks large homolog 4 isoform X2: MDCLCIVTTKKYRYQDEDTPPLEHSPAHLPNQVNAPELVHVAERNLSHLEAVQGVVGHAHFSPIKANSPPVIVNTDTLEAPGYVNGTEGEMEYEEITLERGNSGLGFSIAGGTDNPHIGDDPSIFITKIIPGGAAAQDGRLRVNDSILFVNEVDVREVTHSAAVEALKEAGSIVRLYVMRRKPPAEKLMEIKLIKGPKGLGFSIAGGVGNQHIPGDNSIYVTKIIEGGAAHKDGRLQIGDKILAVNSVGLEDVMHEDAVAALKNTYDVVYLKVAKPSNAYLSDSYAPPDITTSYSQHLDNEISHSSYLGTDYPTAMTPTSPRRYSPVAKDMLGEEDVPREPRRIVIHRGSTGLGFNIVGGEDGEGIFISFILAGGPADLSGELRKGDQILSVNGVDLRNASHEQAAIALKNAGQTVTIIAQYKPEEYSRFEAKIHDLREQLMNSSLGSGTASLRSNPKRGFYIRALFDYDKTKDCGFLSQALSFRFGDVLHVIDASDEEWWQARRVHSDSETDDIGFIPSKRRVERREWSRLKAKDWGSSSGSQGREDSVLSYETVTQMEVHYARPIIILGPTKDRANDDLLSEFPDKFGSCVPHTTRPKREYEIDGRDYHFVSSREKMEKDIQAHKFIEAGQYNSHLYGTSVQSVREVAEQGKHCILDVSANAVRRLQAAHLHPIAIFIRPRSLENVLEINKRITEEQARKAFDRATKLEQEFTECFSAIVEGDSFEEIYHKVKRVIEDLSGPYIWVPARERL, translated from the exons ATGGACTGTCTCTGTATAGTGACAACCAAG AAATACCGCTACCAAGATGAAGACACGCCCCCTCTGGAGCACAGCCCGGCCCACCTCCCCAACCAGGTAAACGCCCCCGAGCTGGTGCACGTGGCGGAGAGGAACTTGTCCCACCTCGAGGCCGTCCAAGGGGTCGTGGGCCACGCCCACTTCTCCCCCATCAAG GCCAATTCTCCCCCTGTGATTGTCAACACAGATACCCTAGAAGCCCCAGGATAT GTGAACGGGACAGAGGGGGAAATGGAATACGAGGAGATCACATTGGAAAGG GGTAACTCAGGTCTGGGCTTCAGCATCGCAGGTGGCACTGATAACCCCCACATCGGCGATGACCCTTCCATCTTCATCACCAAGATCATTCCCGGTGGGGCTGCAGCCCAGGACGGCCGTCTCAG GGTCAACGATAGCATCTTGTTTGTCAATGAAGTGGACGTGCGGGAGGTGACCCACTCAGCGGCGGTGGAGGCCCTCAAAGAGGCAGGCTCTATTGTCCGCCTCTACGTCATGCGCCGGAAGCCTCCGGCTGAGAAGCTCATGGAGATCAAGCTCATCAAGGGGCCTAAAG GTCTTGGCTTCAGCATCGCTGGAGGTGTCGGGAACCAACATATCCCTGGAGATAACAGCATCTATGTGACCAAGATTATCGAAGGGGGTGCTGCCCACAAGGACGGGAGGTTACAGATCGGAGACAAGATCCTAGCG GTCAACAGCGTGGGGCTGGAGGACGTCATGCATGAGGATGCCGTGGCAGCCCTGAAGAACACGTACGATGTGGTCTACCTAAAGGTGGCCAAGCCCAGCAATGCCTACCTGAGTGACAGCTATGCTCCCCCAGACATCACGACCT CTTATTCCCAGCACCTGGACAATGAGATCAGTCACAGCAGCTACCTGGGCACTGACTACCCCACCGCCATGACCCCCACCTCCCCTCGGCGCTACTCCCCCGTGGCCAAGGACATGCTGGGGGAGGAAGACGTCCCCCGAGAACCGAGGCGGATTGTGATCCACCGGGGCTCCACGGGCCTGGGCTTCAACATCGTGGGTGGCGAGGACGGTGAAGGCATCTTCATCTCCTTCATCCTGGCCGGCGGCCCCGCAGACCTCAGTGGGGAGCTGCGGAAGGGGGACCAGATCCTCTCG GTCAATGGCGTTGACCTCCGCAATGCCAGCCACGAGCAGGCTGCCATTGCCCTGAAGAACGCGGGTCAGACAGTCACGATCATCGCTCAGTATAAACCCGAAG AGTACAGCCGGTTCGAGGCCAAGATCCATGACCTTCGGGAACAGCTCATGAACAGCAGCCTGGGTTCAGGGACTGCCTCCTTGCGGAGCAACCCCAAAAGGGGTTTCTATATCAG GGCCCTGTTTGACTATGACAAGACCAAGGACTGCGGCTTCCTGAGCCAGGCCCTGAGCTTCCGCTTCGGGGACGTGCTTCATGTCATTGATGCCAGCGATGAGGAGTGGTGGCAGGCACGGCGGGTCCACTCCGACAGCGAGACTGATGACATCGGCTTTATCCCCAGCAAGCGGCG GGTTGAGCGACGGGAGTGGTCACGGTTAAAGGCCAAG GATTGGGGCTCCAGCTCTGGATCACAGG GTCGAGAAGACTCGGTTCTGAGCTACGAGACGGTGACACAGATGGAAG TGCACTATGCTCGCCCCATCATTATCCTCGGGCCCACCAAGGACCGCGCCAACGATGATCTCCTCTCCGAGTTCCCCGACAAGTTCGGATCCTGTGTTCCCC ATACGACGCGGCCCAAGCGGGAATACGAGATAGATGGCCGGGATTACCACTTTGTGTCGTCCCgggagaaaatggagaaggaCATTCAGGCCCACAAGTTCATCGAGGCCGGCCAGTACAATAGCCACCTGTATGGAACCAGCGTCCAGTCCGTGCGAGAGGTGGCAGAGCAG GGGAAGCACTGCATCCTCGATGTCTCGGCCAATGCCGTGCGGCGGCTGCAGGCGGCCCACCTGCACCCTATCGCCATCTTCATCCGCCCCCGctccctggagaatgttct AGAGATTAATAAGCGGATCACAGAGGAGCAAGCCCGCAAAGCCTTCGACAGAGCCACCAAGCTGGAGCAGGAATTCACAGAGTGCTTCTCAG ccatcGTGGAGGGCGACAGCTTTGAGGAGATCTACCACAAGGTGAAGCGAGTCATCGAGGACCTCTCAGGCCCCTACATCTGGGTCCCTGCCCGAGAGAGACTCTGA
- the DLG4 gene encoding disks large homolog 4 isoform X4 encodes MCLCVKYRYQDEDTPPLEHSPAHLPNQANSPPVIVNTDTLEAPGYVNGTEGEMEYEEITLERGNSGLGFSIAGGTDNPHIGDDPSIFITKIIPGGAAAQDGRLRVNDSILFVNEVDVREVTHSAAVEALKEAGSIVRLYVMRRKPPAEKLMEIKLIKGPKGLGFSIAGGVGNQHIPGDNSIYVTKIIEGGAAHKDGRLQIGDKILAVNSVGLEDVMHEDAVAALKNTYDVVYLKVAKPSNAYLSDSYAPPDITTSYSQHLDNEISHSSYLGTDYPTAMTPTSPRRYSPVAKDMLGEEDVPREPRRIVIHRGSTGLGFNIVGGEDGEGIFISFILAGGPADLSGELRKGDQILSVNGVDLRNASHEQAAIALKNAGQTVTIIAQYKPEEYSRFEAKIHDLREQLMNSSLGSGTASLRSNPKRGFYIRALFDYDKTKDCGFLSQALSFRFGDVLHVIDASDEEWWQARRVHSDSETDDIGFIPSKRRVERREWSRLKAKDWGSSSGSQGREDSVLSYETVTQMEVHYARPIIILGPTKDRANDDLLSEFPDKFGSCVPHTTRPKREYEIDGRDYHFVSSREKMEKDIQAHKFIEAGQYNSHLYGTSVQSVREVAEQGKHCILDVSANAVRRLQAAHLHPIAIFIRPRSLENVLEINKRITEEQARKAFDRATKLEQEFTECFSAIVEGDSFEEIYHKVKRVIEDLSGPYIWVPARERL; translated from the exons ATGTGTCTCTGCGTG AAATACCGCTACCAAGATGAAGACACGCCCCCTCTGGAGCACAGCCCGGCCCACCTCCCCAACCAG GCCAATTCTCCCCCTGTGATTGTCAACACAGATACCCTAGAAGCCCCAGGATAT GTGAACGGGACAGAGGGGGAAATGGAATACGAGGAGATCACATTGGAAAGG GGTAACTCAGGTCTGGGCTTCAGCATCGCAGGTGGCACTGATAACCCCCACATCGGCGATGACCCTTCCATCTTCATCACCAAGATCATTCCCGGTGGGGCTGCAGCCCAGGACGGCCGTCTCAG GGTCAACGATAGCATCTTGTTTGTCAATGAAGTGGACGTGCGGGAGGTGACCCACTCAGCGGCGGTGGAGGCCCTCAAAGAGGCAGGCTCTATTGTCCGCCTCTACGTCATGCGCCGGAAGCCTCCGGCTGAGAAGCTCATGGAGATCAAGCTCATCAAGGGGCCTAAAG GTCTTGGCTTCAGCATCGCTGGAGGTGTCGGGAACCAACATATCCCTGGAGATAACAGCATCTATGTGACCAAGATTATCGAAGGGGGTGCTGCCCACAAGGACGGGAGGTTACAGATCGGAGACAAGATCCTAGCG GTCAACAGCGTGGGGCTGGAGGACGTCATGCATGAGGATGCCGTGGCAGCCCTGAAGAACACGTACGATGTGGTCTACCTAAAGGTGGCCAAGCCCAGCAATGCCTACCTGAGTGACAGCTATGCTCCCCCAGACATCACGACCT CTTATTCCCAGCACCTGGACAATGAGATCAGTCACAGCAGCTACCTGGGCACTGACTACCCCACCGCCATGACCCCCACCTCCCCTCGGCGCTACTCCCCCGTGGCCAAGGACATGCTGGGGGAGGAAGACGTCCCCCGAGAACCGAGGCGGATTGTGATCCACCGGGGCTCCACGGGCCTGGGCTTCAACATCGTGGGTGGCGAGGACGGTGAAGGCATCTTCATCTCCTTCATCCTGGCCGGCGGCCCCGCAGACCTCAGTGGGGAGCTGCGGAAGGGGGACCAGATCCTCTCG GTCAATGGCGTTGACCTCCGCAATGCCAGCCACGAGCAGGCTGCCATTGCCCTGAAGAACGCGGGTCAGACAGTCACGATCATCGCTCAGTATAAACCCGAAG AGTACAGCCGGTTCGAGGCCAAGATCCATGACCTTCGGGAACAGCTCATGAACAGCAGCCTGGGTTCAGGGACTGCCTCCTTGCGGAGCAACCCCAAAAGGGGTTTCTATATCAG GGCCCTGTTTGACTATGACAAGACCAAGGACTGCGGCTTCCTGAGCCAGGCCCTGAGCTTCCGCTTCGGGGACGTGCTTCATGTCATTGATGCCAGCGATGAGGAGTGGTGGCAGGCACGGCGGGTCCACTCCGACAGCGAGACTGATGACATCGGCTTTATCCCCAGCAAGCGGCG GGTTGAGCGACGGGAGTGGTCACGGTTAAAGGCCAAG GATTGGGGCTCCAGCTCTGGATCACAGG GTCGAGAAGACTCGGTTCTGAGCTACGAGACGGTGACACAGATGGAAG TGCACTATGCTCGCCCCATCATTATCCTCGGGCCCACCAAGGACCGCGCCAACGATGATCTCCTCTCCGAGTTCCCCGACAAGTTCGGATCCTGTGTTCCCC ATACGACGCGGCCCAAGCGGGAATACGAGATAGATGGCCGGGATTACCACTTTGTGTCGTCCCgggagaaaatggagaaggaCATTCAGGCCCACAAGTTCATCGAGGCCGGCCAGTACAATAGCCACCTGTATGGAACCAGCGTCCAGTCCGTGCGAGAGGTGGCAGAGCAG GGGAAGCACTGCATCCTCGATGTCTCGGCCAATGCCGTGCGGCGGCTGCAGGCGGCCCACCTGCACCCTATCGCCATCTTCATCCGCCCCCGctccctggagaatgttct AGAGATTAATAAGCGGATCACAGAGGAGCAAGCCCGCAAAGCCTTCGACAGAGCCACCAAGCTGGAGCAGGAATTCACAGAGTGCTTCTCAG ccatcGTGGAGGGCGACAGCTTTGAGGAGATCTACCACAAGGTGAAGCGAGTCATCGAGGACCTCTCAGGCCCCTACATCTGGGTCCCTGCCCGAGAGAGACTCTGA